AGAGAAGGATATCCACTAGATTTGTTTGGTTCTGTCGTGGCAGGAATGGCTATTCAGAACATGTGGCTAGTTGCAACCGAACTGGGTTATTGTTGTGCCTATGACGCCCTTGTCTGTTCAGACCCAAGACATGCAGAACTGGTACGAGATCGGTTGGGTATTCCGCCAATATGGAAACCATTGACCGCCTTCAGTTTGGGTGTACCTGAGAGGATGAGAGAGCTAGGTCCGAGTAGACCCCCGCTTGAAGGTCTGATGTACGAA
The nucleotide sequence above comes from Candidatus Thorarchaeota archaeon. Encoded proteins:
- a CDS encoding nitroreductase family protein, whose product is REGYPLDLFGSVVAGMAIQNMWLVATELGYCCAYDALVCSDPRHAELVRDRLGIPPIWKPLTAFSLGVPERMRELGPSRPPLEGLMYEERWGNPYTRLAFRED